The DNA segment TTTCTGAGGAGGTTGAAAAATACCTTGGTAGCATCTCCTACTGCACTGTACAAAGCATTATAACATCTTGTATAACAGTGTGGTATGGTAACTAGGCGACCGTTGGTCAAAGGGCCCTGCAGTGGGTAGTAAAAGCAGCTGAGCACACTGTTAATAGTGTTAACTGTCAGCAACTTGTCATCAAAGACATCTAAAAGTGTTGCATCCGACATGAGTGTAACTCTATCTCTGACCATATTTCGTAAGTATTTTATCAAATGGACTCTATtaaacacattcatacactATATTATACACAATGACTGAATCTGAAACTGTGATATACCGCCACTTCAGCAATAACAGCCTAACAATAAGTTACTAATATGATATTTTATATACATCTTATTCCATATTTTATTGTATGATATTGTAATGCATTTGAATTTCTctcctttttaaatcttttatcttattctgtgttttatgtTACTTTGCTTTCTGTACAATAACATACAACAACATGATTGATATTGCAAATTTCCTTATACTGGCTATGCTTGTTACATGTATAATAAAATAGTAAAGTCAACTAAATCAAACTTTTGGAGAGCAATGACATCCTCTGTGGTTGGAAATAATGACTGTTCAATGATCTACATTCTATAGAAGCAGTTGTTTACAGGAATTTACAATAATTTTCATGATGTGTCGTAAATGATGATCTGTTGTCTGTTTAACTAAGTTTTAGTGACTCTGTTTTTGTATGCAAAGAAGTTAATGACCAGCTGTCCTTTCTTTGTAGCCCAAAGACTTGAAAGACTAAGAAAAGAACGACAGAACCAAATcaaatgcaaaaacattcaGTGGAAAGAGAGGGCGTCCTCCCAATCAGGTACTGTTCCTAGTCATTTCTAAATacctttacttttttaaattgcacATTTTACAAACTTTGTAACACCATGTTCTACAAACGTTGTTTTTGCTTGTCATTTATATCCCTTAATGTCATTCTGATTACATAGTTTGCCGAGGATCTGCATGTTCAAATGATTTTGTCTAAAATATGAAATCAAATATTCTATTGCCGCAGGGCACAGACCACTTCATTAGTAATATATATTGAAGCATTTATAGAAGAGTATGTTAACATTTTAAGTAATCAAAGACAAAAACCTGTCTTTATTGAATCTGAATCAGTAACTGAGCCAGTGAAGTGAATGGCACTTctatacagtggtgtgaaaaagtgtttaccTCTTTCctgatttccattttttttttgtatgtcacacttaaatgtttcagatcatcaaacaaataacacaagacagataacacaagtaaacaaaatgcagtttctaaatgaatgtGTTTATGGCAGAGTTCTAAGacgaaaaccactgctgagcaaAAGGAACATAAAGTCTTGTCTcagttttgccagaaaacatcgtGACAATCCCCAAGACCTTTGGCTAAGTGCTCTGTGGACTGACTagacaaaagttgaactttttggaaggtgtgTATCCTATTACAGGGTGGTGGATcaaaaagtcatacagaatttcagaaaaggaacatcataccaacagtaaaatatCATGGTGATGTGATGGTCTTGGACTGtcttgctgcttcaggacccaTAAAACTTGATGTGGTAAatgaaccatgaattctgctctcctttatcctgaaggagaatgtctggCTAATTGTTCCTGAACTCAGGCTGAAGCACAATTaggttctgcagcaggactaTGATCTAAAACACAACAGCAAGTCCACCTTGCTGTTGtgaagactttggagtggcctGATTCCAACTGAGATTCTGTGGCCATAAAAAGGCAGTTCATGCTCGAAAACCCTCCAGTGTGGCTTAATTACAACCATTCTGCAAAAATGAGTAagtcaaaattcctccacattgctggaaaaaaatcattgtcagttattgcaaacatttgattgcagttgttgctgcaattgctgttgttgtgtggcccaaccagttattaggtttagggtgcaataactttttcacacaggtttGGAATTGTTCCCCGCTTAATAATAAAAaccttcatttaaaaactgcattttgtgtttactttggttatctttgtctatgaaatttgtttgatgatctgaaacatttaagtgtgacaagcATACAAAAAATAGTAAAATTGGGAAATGGTCAGATGTTTTTTCACACTGTATCAACACGAGCTGTTTGATAAAATCTCCTGAAATTCTCAGCAAAACCTCTAAGATAATGTGTTTAGATTCAGACACAAAAGCTCTTTAGTTGACAAAACTCCATCAGTATACGTTAactcttctttttctgtttctgtgtgttctgTCCAGTGGAAGATCTGGGGTCTCTGTTTGAAAAGCGCAACTTTAAAGACAGGCCGCAGACAACTGGTACAAAATCCACTTTGTCACTGAGGCTTGAGCAGTGTCCCCAGCAGCTCAATAATCCCTTCAATGAATACTCTAAATTTGATGGCAAGGTGAATTATTCAACATTTTATTTAGGTTTATTTGGACATTAAATAATAAGATTTGAATCCAGTTTTGTAGAGTGGGAAAACCTTTGTCTTCAATTTGATTTTCTTCAAGAATTGATAAGCTTTTTCTTTGTATAGGTTTTTCCATATATCATGATAGTCAAGACAGtactcaattttcactcaattCAGGGTGAAAATTTTATTTCTAACTAAATAAGCAGTTATAAATTTTATTGAAGTTATTGCCCAAATAATCACAACACAGTTTCAATCtaattgtgtatttatttctccTTTGGCATTTGATGTTAGAATGCCACAGTAGAAATAAATCATTTCATTTGTCTGGTAGGACTTATAGGATCAGCTTTGTGTTTTGAAGTCTGCCTCAAAGGCATATGGTGCTATCAAGCATTCTCAGCAGGTGAATCTGTGCAGCCACAAAATTGACAGACATACGAACGTGCTTGTGCTAATGATCTAATCTGATGACAAAATTTACATCACTTTGAGCCATGCTGACTCTAGCAGCCTTGTGGATGTGGAAACTATAACTTGCCTGTTAGTGTTTATTTGAAAAACAATAAGTTAATATTTGTCTACATTTTGTCTATTTATTcgatgtaatttttttttactgcacaaTCCTCTCTTCACCTTTAGGGCCACATCGGCACCACAGCTACAAAAAAGATAGACGTCTACCTATCAATGCAAATGACTCAAGAGAAAGTACATCCAATGACAGTGGTGACCATCGCCAATGCCCGTGTCCATGACCTCATTGGACTTATCTGTTGGCAATACACAAGCGAGGGACGAGAACCCAAACTCAAGTGAGCACAAaatggctaaaaaaaataaaactgctacATTTCACAGGATGTCTTTTGCTTTGTAACacactttttctgtctctctataTCCAAATCCTTCCACCACATATCCAACAGTGAAAATGTGAATGCTTATTGCCTTCACATTGCTGAAGATGATGGCGAGGTAGACACTGACTTCCCTCCGCTAGACTCCAATGAGCCAATACACAAGTTTGGTTTCAGCACTCTGGCCTTGGTGGAGAAATACTCCTCCCCTGGCATCGCTTCCAGGCAGTCACTGTTTGTTAGAATGTAAGTATGAAATGAGTGATATATCACTTATAACAACAAATGGTGGAAAGCTGATAGAGTCGTCTAATTATAGATACTTACACAAGTATCTATTATTAGACAGCAAGATTATCTTAGTCTTGCTAGGACTAAGATAATGATTTACATCTATGAATAAAACTACATTGTTGGGACAGCACAAAATGACATAAACAACCAGTTTGGCTCTGTAGGTTcacagtcatccaggtcatggtagccTTAAGAGCTAAACAGGAAGGCAACTGgactttaaattttttttgttttgttttggtttttgtgaaGACGATTCACCTCTCAaacaagaggcttcttcagttttaaaaGTTGACAGCCAATGTATTTAAACAGTAGTTGGGTTGTCCCTTAGGAGGTGATTATTGACCCACTATTAATCATGTGCATCATCACATAAGTTGTGAAAAAAGGCATGGGTCATTAGCATCAGGATTTTGGGTAAAACCACTGTGAGACCTTGCCTTATCCTGTCATGTAACCTATCGAGGTTACCTAACGCAACTTGAGTTTAGAACAACGGTTAGCATCCCCTTTTTAGCTGGTGGCATGGTgatgttttgttctttatttagagATTTAATGACCCTTTCTTCAATTGTGATGTTGGATGGAGATGGTCTTGCACTGGAGAGGATAGCTGAAAGCTTCATCCTGATTTCCTCCGGTTGTTAGCAACAGAAACAACAATAAGTATTATTAAACTATGAGGAGATTCACTATGGGCAGCTGCTGTGGAGTTATGGTAGAAATGAGACCTTTAGCTAGCACATCCTTTTCAGGgttcacagtaaaaaaaaacccactcctTATCATACAAAATGACTACACTCCTCAGTGACAGCaatatttatgaagtcttaaGATGAGACACCACAAgcaactaaaaaaagaaaataatcagttGCCTACAACAGCCTGAAAGGGAAAAAGCCATTGTCTACATTTGCCCCATCAATGCTATACCCTTTACATATGGACTTCCGAAGATCCACAAAGGAGTCCCACATCTTGCGTTAGGTGATCTCAGTAGGTCAGAAGATAGGGTGAGGCAAGGTCTCACAATGGTTTCATGCAAAACCTCTGGTGATAAGGGGTGATAGGAGGTAGTTAAACAGTTGCCTAAAAAGCCACCACCTGACCCtactgtcttagctaattataggcaaATTTCCAATCTTCTTtctgtctaaaaaaaaatacttgaaagagtagttgtaaaACAGCTAAGTGATCATCTACATAaaaatggtttatttgaagagtttcagtcagctttcagagctcatcataatacagaaacagctttggtgaaggttacaaatgatctttttatggcctctgaccgtggactcatctctgtgtttgttctgctagacctcagtgcagcattcaatactgttgaccataataatGTATCACAGCAATaagagcatgctgtaggtattaaaggTACTTCAGcagtttgaatcatatctatctaatagactaatttgtttatgtaaacaggaagtcctcttcacacactaaagttaattatggagttccaaaGGGTTCTGTGCTAGGACTAATTccgtttacattatacatgcttccctttgGCAGTATCATTAAAAGATATATATTGATATCCAACTTGAAGGAATGGCTTAAAGATATGAAGACCTGGATAACCACTAATTTTCTGTTCACAAATTTATATAagactgaggttattgtacttggccctaaAAGTCTttgaaatatggtatctaaccagatgccgactctggatggcattacctcgGCCTcgagtaacactgtgaggaatcttagaccctttttttttttttttaaatatgagcaTGTCATTCAATGCTTATATTAATCATGTCTTAGAGTGATGCTGACTTCTTTGACTTCTaagctggactactgtaatttcttattatcaggatgtcctataAGCTGATGTAAAAATCAGCTAATCCCAAGTGCTGCAGTAGGAATACTGACGGGGACTAAAAAGAGAGAACATATTTTTTCCTATGtgggcttcccttcattggctccctgttaaatccagaattaaatttaaaatccttcaccTCATACAAGGTCCTGAGTAaacaggccccatcttatcttaataatCTAATCACACCAATTAAGccctttgctctcagactgcaaacttacttgttgttcctagagtatttaaaagaagAATGGGAGATAGAGTATTAACTTCCAGGCCCCTTTTCTGTGGAATCAGCTTTAatagtttggatttgggagatgGACGCCCTGCCTGATTTGccgctatagaaataaaaaggcATTTAAATATTTCCAGTATTAAACGATGTTAGGGTGTGCACAAGTACATTTTTACAGGCTGATTATTTTGTgctgcatttaaataaatatttgaatattttccaACAGGAAGGCATTTGTATACAACAGTAATACTGTTTAATTGCTAAAAGTAAGGTCTATGATAATAATTTCTCCAAAAACtatttaaagtaaaatgttCCAAATAAGGTAGTTGAGATTAAAAATGCATGAGGTGGCTATTCAAAACAACCAGCATATTGAAACTTCCTGCTGTTTGCAAATTGAAAGCAGAACACAGTAGATTATTTATTCAGATTACAATCTTGTCTTCGTGTCTTCAGCTTAGCAGTTTGTGCTAGCACAAAAAGCAGTACTCTCATACTTGCATCTTATTGCTATGAAACAATCAGAACCATTAAATGTTGCTTAATGCATTCTTAATTActttctatttttctattttagaaATGCTGCTCATGGTTTTTCTCTAATTCCGGTGGACAATTTGAAGGTGACTATGAAGGAAATTCTCCAGAAAGCTCTCAAGAAGAGGAAAGGTTCACAGAAAGGCTCGGGTAATGATGTTTGCACCATTTATTCCCTTCTCTCTTTAATGCAAGGAAGACAGTGTGCTGTCTTTTTATGATCTGTTAATCATAAAAAGACAGTGTGCTGTCTTCCTTGAATTATCCATAAATATAAtccataaatataatctttATCCATAATCTTTATCCATAAATATAATCTCTTTTGGATACATTGGGCATAATTCTACATCTTTGTATTTTGTGTCTGAAAATAGTTTTTGGCATGTTTTACTATATACCTCACATTGCTAGATAAGGAGTGATTAACCTACAGACTGCCTAGATTGTAACTTGACTTTCCACCCTGAGTGCCATGTACAGATACAGGCCCTTAGCAAGCTATGGGTGGCAGTTATGAGAGCTGAGTGTCAGCCATTTTCCAGTCACTTCCCAGATGCTGGGAgtcctccctccttctcctggGACATCTCTGCTTTCTACTATGAACACACTTTTCATTAAGTTGCAGAATGTTAccaagtgtgtgtatgtgaggatAGGATGTCAGTGATGGAAATAACTATCTCTTTTCATCAACAAGAgttttgtttctgagagacagtAATTTTATTAACTGTTTGATCTAAGGAAGTCAAACCAAAGAAGGTTCACATTACAGGAATTCGGAGGAGACAAAGGGAATGGCTAGAAATTTAATAATACATAGAATATCTTGGCTCTTAAGAGGGAAGTTTGGTGGAGTAGAGCTGCAGTGACCCTAATGACACTGGTCTCTAATTAGTGACAGCAACCAGTGGTTGTAGAGCCTAAAATGTTTCACTTTGAAACTCACCTTCTAAAATATGATTTTGACACATGAATGAATATTAGTCCGAAGGTCACGGTCAAAGGAGGAGCCCAGATTATTTTGGATATGCttctttttataaaaaatatatgtttatatgtcTACAGTTCCAGTTGTTACCAGTAGCTTTCCTATTAGTTAACATTTCATTCTACTTGAACAACTGCAGCACAGTCAAACAATTAGTCTGGCACTAGTTTGAAAGtaacaactaaaaacaacacccaagttgttaaaaaataactttctcataagAGTTTTGCAATATCAATAAAAGTTGTCAGTGCTGTGTTGATGTAAATACTCTTATTCTCAAACAGGGCCCTTGTATCGTCTCGAGAAGCAGACCGAGCCAAATGTAGCAGTAGACCTGGACTCCTCACTGGAGAGCCAGAGTACCCTGGAATTTTGCCTGGTCAGAGAAAACAGTAAGTGATCTTAGAATGACTGTTGTCATGAGACCTCTA comes from the Pelmatolapia mariae isolate MD_Pm_ZW unplaced genomic scaffold, Pm_UMD_F_2 NODE_ptg000715l+_length_71921_cov_1, whole genome shotgun sequence genome and includes:
- the LOC134623520 gene encoding target of rapamycin complex 2 subunit MAPKAP1-like, whose amino-acid sequence is MAFLDNPAIILAHIRQSHVTSDDTGMCEMVLIDQDVDLEKCQLSLVPGSSFGSTGSGLLNEGGSSVTDSHPCDLSQSMDITSSWDFGIRRRSNTAQRLERLRKERQNQIKCKNIQWKERASSQSVEDLGSLFEKRNFKDRPQTTGTKSTLSLRLEQCPQQLNNPFNEYSKFDGKGHIGTTATKKIDVYLSMQMTQEKVHPMTVVTIANARVHDLIGLICWQYTSEGREPKLNENVNAYCLHIAEDDGEVDTDFPPLDSNEPIHKFGFSTLALVEKYSSPGIASRQSLFVRINAAHGFSLIPVDNLKVTMKEILQKALKKRKGSQKGSGPLYRLEKQTEPNVAVDLDSSLESQSTLEFCLVRENSSRGEESSEEDPPIDITTVQDMLSSHHYKSFKISMIHKLRFTTDVQLGISGEKLEIDPVTNQKASTKFWIRQKPISIDSDHLCACDLVEERSPSHAIFKLTYLSNHDYKPLYFESDAATVNEIVLKVNYILESRASTSRADYFAQKQRKLSRRTSFSFQKEKKTGQ